A genomic stretch from Vibrio neptunius includes:
- a CDS encoding LysR family transcriptional regulator has translation MHIEKLARLDLNLLVCLKVLAEELNVTRAAHRLCLSQSAVSKNLAKLRLQFEDPLFVRHAHGLKPTPKTLFLKPKLDSLINHLEQITQPEQFAPDSSDHKFQIAAVESVYPLILPHFLPEIFKRAPGVTISTHSWADQTFKQIQRGEIDLGITGKDIDINDAKLTMLPPNDICEQEIYRDNQMCLLRHNHPILSGSWNLDTYLEQRHVQVRCDGNDRWLLDYRLADIGKERDIAITVPDFNSAASLCSYTDFIFTAPSHFVKLSSKQLGLTVLPLPLEFPPMAYTLFWHRDRENDPALSWLRRIITDKTTALR, from the coding sequence GTGCATATAGAAAAACTCGCCCGTCTCGACCTCAACCTTTTAGTCTGCCTCAAAGTACTTGCTGAAGAACTTAATGTCACTCGAGCCGCCCACCGTTTGTGCTTAAGCCAATCGGCGGTCAGTAAAAACCTCGCCAAATTACGCCTACAGTTTGAAGATCCGCTTTTTGTTCGCCACGCTCATGGATTAAAGCCGACACCAAAAACACTGTTCCTCAAGCCCAAACTGGATAGCCTGATTAACCATTTGGAACAAATCACTCAACCAGAACAGTTCGCACCAGACTCGAGTGATCACAAGTTCCAAATTGCCGCTGTAGAAAGTGTGTATCCGTTAATCCTACCCCATTTCTTACCTGAGATTTTTAAGCGGGCACCAGGCGTCACTATCAGCACACATTCTTGGGCAGACCAAACCTTTAAGCAGATTCAACGTGGCGAAATTGATCTTGGTATCACAGGAAAAGACATCGATATCAATGATGCTAAGCTGACCATGTTGCCGCCCAACGATATTTGTGAGCAAGAAATCTATCGAGACAATCAGATGTGTCTGTTGCGCCACAACCACCCGATTCTCTCAGGTAGCTGGAATCTCGATACTTATCTTGAACAAAGGCACGTTCAAGTTCGCTGTGATGGTAATGATCGCTGGTTATTGGATTACAGACTCGCAGACATAGGTAAAGAGCGCGATATCGCCATCACGGTGCCAGACTTTAATAGCGCAGCCAGCCTCTGTTCCTATACCGATTTCATCTTCACAGCACCTAGTCACTTCGTGAAGTTATCGTCTAAGCAACTAGGCCTCACCGTATTGCCTCTACCACTGGAATTCCCTCCGATGGCCTACACCTTGTTCTGGCATCGAGACAGAGAAAATGATCCTGCGTTGTCTTGGTTACGTCGAATAATTACAGATAAAACCACTGCATTGAGATGA
- the asnC gene encoding transcriptional regulator AsnC, which yields MQTQHTKLDELDRAILKTLMENAKTAYAEMAKKFEVSPATIHVRIEKMKAANIIQGTEVIVDTKKLGYDVCCFIGINLNAARDYHSALEKLNALEEVVEAYYTTGAYNIFVKLMCRSIEELQYVLIDKLQAIDEVQSTETLISLQNPINRNVNP from the coding sequence ATGCAAACTCAACATACCAAACTCGACGAGCTTGACCGAGCGATCTTAAAAACACTAATGGAAAATGCCAAAACCGCCTATGCGGAAATGGCAAAAAAGTTCGAAGTCAGCCCAGCGACTATTCATGTGCGTATCGAAAAAATGAAGGCGGCAAACATCATACAAGGCACAGAAGTCATCGTTGATACCAAAAAGCTGGGCTACGATGTATGTTGCTTTATCGGCATTAACCTCAATGCTGCACGTGACTACCATTCGGCGCTTGAAAAACTCAATGCTTTGGAAGAAGTGGTTGAGGCTTATTACACTACTGGGGCTTATAACATCTTCGTAAAATTGATGTGTCGTTCGATTGAAGAGCTACAGTATGTTCTGATTGATAAACTGCAGGCTATTGACGAAGTGCAATCAACTGAAACCTTAATTTCTCTGCAGAATCCTATCAACCGTAACGTCAATCCATAA
- a CDS encoding multidrug effflux MFS transporter: MQTASQQNHGKMQMVLLTLLVLFSPLAIDIYLPALPQISQAFHVEHALAQDTITWFLFAMGVGQLFAGPLADKIGRRTVALGGISIYALSALLAWGAQNIEWMLAARLLQGLGACATSVAAFATVRDIFGPQKSGKMISYLNGAICFIPALAPILGSWLTQQFGWRSNFSFMAGFAILAFIVMCMGMKETNPAPSKEPVFRLSRYLAVVKTPSFLFHASLCMLAMSVILAYVTSAPVVLMEKQGLTMNEFTMWFGINAVINIVTCMTAPKFMEKHGTHKTLVVGIMTLGFGGIAMLALAEIQTALAFMLPIFLSSIGFALVLGAAAGKALAPFGDKAGTAAALLGLFQMSGSGLVVGTVQRLGMEPQVMIAVQMLIIVPGIFVLMSKAGKKWHTAMA, from the coding sequence GTGCAAACTGCTTCTCAACAAAATCACGGTAAAATGCAAATGGTGTTGCTCACCTTGTTGGTGCTATTCAGCCCCTTGGCAATTGATATCTATCTGCCTGCTTTACCTCAGATTTCTCAGGCGTTTCACGTGGAACACGCACTTGCGCAAGATACGATTACATGGTTTTTGTTCGCTATGGGTGTTGGTCAATTATTTGCTGGCCCACTAGCTGACAAGATAGGACGTCGAACTGTTGCATTGGGTGGTATTAGTATCTACGCATTGAGTGCCTTATTGGCGTGGGGGGCTCAAAATATTGAATGGATGCTAGCTGCTAGGCTGCTGCAAGGCTTAGGTGCGTGTGCGACATCGGTGGCAGCTTTTGCAACAGTTCGCGATATTTTTGGACCACAAAAAAGTGGCAAGATGATCAGTTACTTGAATGGCGCTATTTGTTTTATTCCGGCATTAGCTCCAATTCTTGGCAGTTGGCTTACTCAACAGTTTGGTTGGCGCTCTAACTTCTCGTTCATGGCTGGCTTTGCCATACTCGCGTTTATTGTGATGTGTATGGGTATGAAAGAGACCAATCCTGCACCGAGCAAAGAGCCCGTATTTCGTCTCAGCCGCTATCTAGCGGTCGTTAAAACACCTTCATTCTTATTCCACGCATCACTCTGTATGTTGGCGATGTCTGTCATTCTAGCTTATGTTACCTCGGCACCTGTTGTTCTTATGGAAAAACAGGGGCTTACCATGAATGAATTTACCATGTGGTTTGGTATCAATGCGGTGATCAATATCGTCACTTGCATGACGGCACCTAAGTTTATGGAAAAACATGGAACACATAAAACATTGGTCGTGGGCATCATGACGCTTGGTTTCGGTGGCATCGCAATGCTGGCCCTAGCTGAGATACAGACAGCCTTAGCGTTTATGTTACCAATCTTCTTGTCTTCGATTGGATTTGCTTTGGTTTTGGGTGCTGCAGCAGGTAAAGCCTTGGCGCCATTTGGCGACAAGGCTGGAACTGCAGCCGCTTTATTGGGCTTGTTCCAGATGAGTGGTTCTGGATTAGTGGTTGGGACAGTACAGCGACTGGGAATGGAGCCTCAAGTCATGATTGCTGTGCAGATGTTGATTATTGTTCCAGGTATTTTTGTACTGATGAGTAAAGCGGGTAAAAAATGGCATACAGCAATGGCGTAA
- the thiS gene encoding sulfur carrier protein ThiS, with protein sequence MSEIHIIINEQSQRVSAGASLENIIQQFSLPEVGCVFAINNTVVPRSDWPTTCLNEGDAISLFQAIAGG encoded by the coding sequence ATGAGTGAGATACACATAATCATCAACGAACAGTCTCAGCGTGTCAGCGCAGGCGCGAGCCTAGAAAACATCATTCAGCAGTTCTCACTGCCTGAAGTGGGATGCGTGTTTGCTATTAACAATACCGTTGTGCCACGTAGTGATTGGCCAACCACTTGCCTAAATGAAGGCGATGCGATTTCACTTTTTCAAGCCATTGCTGGAGGGTAA
- the thiH gene encoding 2-iminoacetate synthase ThiH, translating into MTFVEQFKKLSWDDISMSIYAKTAKDVERALAKPKRDLEDFKALLSPAAEPYLEQMAQLSYVLTRKRFGNTLSLYIPLYLSNLCANACTYCGFSMENRIKRRTLNKDEIQAEVEAIKRMKFDSVLLVTGEHETKVGMNYFREMLPVIKEKFNYLAMEVQPLEQDQYAELKTLGLDAVMVYQETYHPSTYAEHHLRGNKTDFEYRLETPDRLAKAGIDKIGIGALIGLEEWRTDCFYVAAHLDYLERTYWQTRYSISFPRLRPCEGALQPKSVMTDKQLVQLICAFRLLNPEVELSLSTRESPEFRDNVLPLGVTSMSAASKTQPGGYANGEAELEQFEISDERSAGSVEAMIRAKGFDPVWKDWHSVYSG; encoded by the coding sequence ATGACTTTTGTTGAACAATTCAAAAAGCTGAGTTGGGATGACATTTCGATGTCAATTTATGCCAAGACAGCTAAGGATGTTGAGCGAGCGCTAGCGAAACCCAAACGAGATCTGGAAGATTTCAAGGCGCTACTATCACCAGCAGCTGAACCCTACTTGGAGCAAATGGCACAGCTGTCTTACGTATTAACTAGAAAGCGATTTGGTAATACGCTGTCATTGTACATTCCCCTATACTTATCGAATTTGTGCGCTAATGCTTGTACCTATTGTGGCTTTTCAATGGAGAATCGTATTAAACGGCGAACATTGAATAAGGATGAAATCCAAGCCGAGGTGGAAGCCATTAAACGCATGAAGTTTGATAGCGTTCTCCTAGTCACTGGTGAGCATGAAACTAAAGTCGGGATGAATTATTTCCGTGAGATGTTGCCCGTCATAAAAGAGAAATTTAATTATTTAGCGATGGAAGTGCAGCCGCTTGAACAAGATCAGTACGCAGAACTCAAAACATTAGGTCTCGATGCTGTCATGGTGTATCAGGAAACTTATCACCCTTCGACGTATGCGGAACATCATTTGCGTGGCAACAAAACGGATTTTGAATATCGCTTGGAAACTCCGGATCGGTTAGCAAAAGCAGGTATTGATAAGATAGGAATTGGTGCATTAATTGGGCTAGAAGAATGGCGAACTGACTGCTTTTATGTAGCTGCGCATCTCGATTATCTTGAACGCACCTATTGGCAAACTCGATACTCGATCTCTTTCCCGCGTTTAAGGCCTTGCGAGGGTGCGCTTCAACCTAAGTCAGTGATGACAGACAAACAACTAGTACAGCTTATTTGTGCATTCCGCTTACTGAATCCTGAAGTTGAACTGTCATTGTCTACTCGCGAGTCACCGGAATTTAGAGACAATGTTTTGCCGCTTGGTGTTACGTCAATGTCCGCCGCATCGAAGACTCAACCCGGTGGCTATGCGAATGGAGAAGCAGAATTAGAACAGTTTGAGATAAGTGATGAAAGAAGCGCTGGTTCAGTAGAGGCGATGATTAGAGCGAAAGGGTTTGACCCTGTTTGGAAAGACTGGCACTCAGTTTACTCTGGGTGA
- a CDS encoding thiazole synthase, giving the protein MLKIADREFKSRLFTGTGKFANKFLMEQAIKVSGSQLATMALKRVDIHDQQDDILQPLTEAGVHLLPNTSGAKNAKDAVFAAHLAREALGTNWLKLEIHPDPKYLMPDPIETLSAAEQLVKDGFTVLPYCHADPVLCKRLEEVGCAAVMPLGAPIGSNKGIASHDFLEIIIDQANVPVVVDAGIGAPSHAARAMEMGADAVLVNTAIAAAADPVTMSIAFKMAVESGRMAYEAGLAGQVSHAVASSPLTSFLDEL; this is encoded by the coding sequence ATGCTTAAGATTGCAGATAGAGAATTCAAGTCACGACTGTTTACGGGCACTGGAAAGTTTGCCAACAAATTTTTAATGGAACAGGCGATTAAGGTGTCGGGCTCACAATTGGCCACCATGGCTTTGAAGCGTGTTGATATACACGATCAACAAGATGATATTCTTCAGCCTTTAACTGAAGCAGGAGTGCATTTATTGCCTAACACTTCGGGAGCAAAAAATGCCAAAGATGCGGTATTTGCCGCACACTTAGCAAGAGAGGCTCTGGGAACAAATTGGCTCAAACTCGAGATTCATCCAGATCCTAAGTATCTAATGCCTGATCCGATAGAAACGCTATCTGCAGCGGAGCAACTGGTCAAAGATGGGTTTACGGTACTGCCTTACTGTCATGCTGATCCTGTTTTATGTAAGCGATTGGAAGAGGTAGGGTGTGCAGCAGTGATGCCTTTAGGAGCTCCAATTGGCTCAAATAAGGGCATAGCATCGCACGATTTTCTTGAGATCATTATTGACCAAGCTAACGTTCCTGTTGTTGTCGATGCTGGTATTGGCGCACCTTCCCATGCAGCGCGCGCGATGGAAATGGGTGCTGACGCCGTATTGGTCAATACTGCGATTGCTGCCGCAGCCGACCCGGTTACGATGTCGATTGCATTTAAAATGGCCGTTGAATCTGGGCGAATGGCGTATGAAGCCGGTTTAGCGGGCCAGGTCTCTCATGCGGTGGCATCAAGTCCGTTGACGTCTTTTCTCGATGAACTGTAG
- a CDS encoding HesA/MoeB/ThiF family protein, translating to MLSDQDFLRYQRQISLPEIGEYGQEKITQSHVLIIGCGGLGSAASLYLAAAGVGRMVLVDDDDVDSSNLQRQIVYREDNLGKAKTEAIRQQLNQLNSGVQIRTIGKRLSASQLALEVMLADVVLDCTDNIQTRQLVNLVCYQQSKPLVSAAAIGWQGQFTVFDYSSNKESGCYRCLYPFDELSKPSKCSENGIMGPVVGTLGNYQALATLQKLALGHFDFPIGQLHLFNGLKLNWQVMTIARDRQCTVCSQ from the coding sequence ATGCTAAGTGACCAAGACTTCCTACGTTATCAAAGGCAGATTTCACTGCCGGAAATTGGTGAATATGGGCAGGAAAAGATTACTCAATCGCATGTTTTGATTATTGGCTGTGGCGGATTAGGCAGTGCAGCGAGTCTGTATTTAGCTGCAGCTGGAGTAGGGCGAATGGTGTTGGTCGATGATGATGATGTTGATTCTAGTAATCTACAACGTCAAATTGTCTATCGTGAGGACAATCTCGGTAAAGCCAAAACAGAGGCCATACGCCAACAGTTAAACCAGCTTAACTCTGGTGTGCAAATACGCACCATCGGAAAGCGGCTATCAGCATCTCAATTAGCACTAGAAGTGATGTTAGCGGATGTGGTGTTGGATTGTACTGACAATATTCAAACTCGTCAGTTGGTCAACTTAGTTTGCTACCAACAAAGTAAGCCGCTTGTTTCCGCTGCCGCTATTGGTTGGCAAGGACAATTTACGGTCTTCGATTATTCATCGAACAAGGAGTCTGGATGCTATCGCTGCCTCTACCCCTTTGATGAGCTAAGCAAACCAAGCAAATGCAGTGAAAATGGAATCATGGGTCCTGTCGTCGGCACCTTAGGCAACTATCAAGCATTAGCGACATTACAGAAATTGGCATTAGGACATTTTGATTTTCCAATTGGCCAATTGCACTTATTCAATGGATTAAAACTTAACTGGCAAGTGATGACGATTGCACGCGACCGGCAGTGTACGGTGTGCAGTCAATAA
- a CDS encoding aminopeptidase P family protein encodes MLTTTEQRLAAIREWLVQHNIDALLIPHEDEYLGEYVPAHNERLHWLTGFTGSAGAAVITQDKAAMFVDGRYTVQVTKEVPADLFEYRHLIEEPALNWVKDQLSQGQTVAIDPRMHNSAWLTMAQSKLAGSLELKVLASNPIDELWHDRPAPVVSDVRLMATEAVGQSCESKRKEIAQLVAQAGADSAVITALDSVCWLLNVRGLDVSRLPVLLSHVILHADSTLEYFLDPTRLPEGFAQHVGEGVSVHHPEALQTRLEALSGKSVLVDPATSNAWFKLVLQNSGANVVSAADPCLMPKAAKNAVEIAGMKACHIRDGVAMSQFLCWLDDEVANERLHDEATLSDKLESFRRQDPTLMDLSFDTISAAGGNAAMCHYNHENQPEPGKLELNTLYLVDSGGQYLDGTTDITRTIAIGQPSDEMIKQFTLALKGHIGVARARFPKGTRGYQIDTLARQHLWAEGFDYDHGTGHGVGHFLNVHEGPASISKRQIDVPLVEGMVLSNEPGYYRADAFGIRIENLELVVETKTNGDFPVLCFESLTRCPIDTRNINVDMLTKPELNWVNEYHQKVWNDLSPLVQGDVKTWLEKATQPIAHS; translated from the coding sequence ATGCTTACCACTACTGAACAACGTTTGGCGGCCATTCGTGAATGGCTGGTTCAGCACAATATAGATGCGTTGCTCATCCCACATGAAGATGAGTACCTAGGCGAATATGTGCCCGCTCATAACGAACGCTTGCACTGGTTGACGGGCTTTACTGGTTCTGCGGGTGCTGCAGTAATTACACAAGACAAAGCAGCAATGTTTGTCGATGGCCGCTACACCGTTCAGGTGACCAAAGAAGTACCAGCCGATCTATTTGAATACCGTCACTTGATCGAAGAGCCAGCTTTGAACTGGGTGAAAGACCAACTTTCTCAAGGCCAAACGGTCGCGATAGACCCAAGAATGCACAATTCCGCTTGGCTAACGATGGCACAATCAAAGCTTGCAGGTTCACTGGAACTAAAAGTACTTGCTAGTAACCCTATCGACGAACTTTGGCATGACCGCCCTGCTCCCGTCGTTTCAGACGTACGTCTGATGGCGACAGAAGCCGTGGGGCAATCATGTGAGTCTAAGCGAAAAGAGATTGCCCAGCTCGTCGCTCAGGCAGGCGCCGATAGCGCGGTAATAACCGCTTTGGATTCCGTCTGCTGGCTGCTCAACGTGCGCGGTTTAGATGTATCTCGTCTTCCTGTTTTGTTATCACATGTCATTCTCCATGCCGATTCAACTTTGGAATATTTCCTAGACCCTACTCGCTTACCTGAAGGTTTCGCTCAACACGTAGGTGAAGGCGTAAGTGTGCATCACCCAGAAGCCCTACAAACGCGCCTCGAAGCTTTGTCAGGAAAAAGTGTCTTAGTCGATCCAGCAACAAGCAACGCATGGTTTAAATTGGTACTTCAGAATAGTGGTGCTAACGTTGTAAGTGCTGCCGATCCTTGTCTTATGCCAAAAGCAGCGAAAAACGCTGTTGAAATTGCTGGTATGAAAGCGTGTCATATTCGTGATGGCGTTGCGATGAGTCAGTTTTTGTGTTGGCTAGATGATGAAGTAGCAAATGAAAGACTGCATGATGAAGCTACTTTGTCAGACAAGCTGGAATCATTCCGTAGACAAGATCCAACCTTGATGGATCTTAGCTTTGATACGATTTCCGCAGCTGGCGGAAACGCAGCCATGTGTCACTACAATCATGAGAATCAGCCTGAACCTGGTAAGCTAGAACTCAATACACTTTACTTGGTCGACTCTGGCGGTCAGTACCTCGATGGCACTACAGACATCACCCGTACAATCGCTATTGGTCAACCAAGTGACGAAATGATTAAGCAATTCACACTAGCACTGAAAGGCCATATTGGTGTTGCTCGTGCACGCTTCCCGAAAGGCACACGTGGTTATCAGATTGACACATTAGCACGCCAACATTTGTGGGCTGAGGGGTTTGATTATGACCATGGCACAGGCCATGGTGTGGGCCACTTCCTCAATGTCCATGAAGGCCCTGCCAGTATATCGAAGCGACAGATTGATGTTCCTTTAGTCGAAGGCATGGTGCTTTCAAACGAGCCGGGCTATTACCGCGCTGATGCTTTTGGTATTCGTATCGAAAACCTTGAACTGGTCGTAGAAACAAAAACTAACGGCGATTTCCCAGTCCTTTGTTTCGAGTCCCTGACTCGTTGTCCGATTGATACTAGAAACATCAATGTCGACATGTTGACTAAGCCAGAGTTGAATTGGGTAAATGAGTATCACCAAAAAGTTTGGAACGATCTCAGCCCATTAGTACAAGGTGATGTTAAAACTTGGTTGGAAAAAGCAACTCAACCAATAGCACATAGCTGA